From Qipengyuania soli:
GGGCGGGACCGGAGCTCTTTGGCAAGAGCGCCCGGTCCGTGGAGGGTGTCGGCGGCCCGCTAGCGAGCCGCCAGGCAGGTACGGATCAGACGCGACGACGCTTGGAAGGACGGACCCCGTTGTGCGGGATCGGCGTCACGTCGCGGATCGAGGTGATGGTGAAGCCCACCGCAGCAAGACCGCGCAGCGCGCTCTCACGACCCGAGCCCGGGCCCTTCACTTCGACCTCGAGGGTGCGAACGCCGTGTTCGGCGGCCTTGCGGCCCGCGTCGTCGGCAGCAACCTGCGCGGCATAGGGAGTCGACTTGCGGCTGCCCTTGAAGCCCATCATGCCGGCGCTGGACCAGCTGATAGCATTGCCCTGAGCGTCGGTGATGGTGATCATGGTGTTGTTGAAGCTGGCGTTGATGTGCGCAACGCCCGAAGAAATGTTCTTCTTGTCGCGGCGCCTGATACGGCCGGGTTCGCGTGCCATGGTGTTCTTTCCTTACATTCTCTCAAGAAGGGAAAAGCGTTCGGGACAAAGCCCCGAAGCTTACTTCTTCTTGCCGGCGATCGGCTTGG
This genomic window contains:
- the rpsK gene encoding 30S ribosomal protein S11, producing MAREPGRIRRRDKKNISSGVAHINASFNNTMITITDAQGNAISWSSAGMMGFKGSRKSTPYAAQVAADDAGRKAAEHGVRTLEVEVKGPGSGRESALRGLAAVGFTITSIRDVTPIPHNGVRPSKRRRV